GCCGAGCGGCGGCTGCGGGTGATCTCCGAGCTGGTGGACGTGAAGCTGCGGCTGGACCGGTGCGACGAGGTGATCGCGGACCTGCGCCGGCTGACCGCGCAGCACCCGTTGCGGGAGCCCTTCTGGTCGCAGCTCATGGTGGCGCTGTACCGGGTGGACCGGCAGGCGGACGCGCTGGACGCGTACCGGCAGGCGTCGACGGCGTTGGCGCGGGAGCTGGGCGTCGATCCCAGCGACTCGCTGCGCGCGGTGCACCACGCGATCCTGACCGGCGATCCCGCGCTGTACCAGCCGGCCGCGAGCACGTGGGCGCCGGTGTCGCAGCTGCCCGCGCCGGTGGGCAACTTCGTGGGACGCGGCGCGGAGCTGGCCAGGGTGACGGGGCTGCTGACGCGTTCGACGGCGACCGTGCTGGTGTGCGGGCCGCCGGGGGTGGGCAAGACCGCGTTCGCCACGTCGGTGGGGCACGCGGTGCGCGACCGGTACCCGGACGGGCAGCTGTACGTGAACCTGCGCGGGTACTCCACGTCGCCGCCGCTGTCGACGTCCGCGGTGCTGGCGCGGTTCCTGCGGGCGATGGACGTGCGGACCGACCACATCCCGGTGGACGAGGAGGACCTGGTCCGCAACTACCGGGCCCGGCTGCGCGGCCGGCGGGTGCTGATCACGCTGGACAACGCGGCGTCGGTCGACCAGGTGCTGCCGCTGCTGCCCGGCGACCCCGGCTGCTCGGTGGTGATCACCAGCCGCAACGAGCTGAAGTTGCGTGCCACGGCGGTGCGGCTGGACGTGCTGCGGGTCGACGAGGCGTGGAAGCTGCTGGCGCGGTCGCTCGGGCCGGAGGCGGCGGTGGCGCAGTTCGACGCGCTGAGCGAGCTGGCGCGGCTGTGCGGGTACCTGCCGTTGGCGTTGCGGATCGCGTTGGGCAACCTGGTCGGCGCGCCGCACGCCGACGTCGCGTCCTATGTGGACGAACTGCGCGGCGGTGACCGGCTGTCCGCGCTGGCGGTGGACAACGACGACACGGCGGCGGTGCGGCGGGCGTTCGACCTGTCGTACGCGGCGTTGACGCCGGACGCGGCGCGGCTGTTCCGGTTGGCGGGGCTGGTCCCGGGGCCGGATTTCAGCGTGTCCGGTGTGGCGGCGTTGCTGGACACCCCGGACGACGTGGCCGGAGGGCTGCTGGAGGACTTGGCGTCGGCGCACCTGGTGCAGCGGGTCGGGTCGGACCGGTTCGCGCTGCACGACCTGCTGCACGTGTACGCGGCGGACCGGGCCGAGGCGGCCGGTGACGACGTGGAGGCGGCGCGGCGGCGGCTGTTCGACTGGTACCTGCGCACCTCGATCGAGGTCGGCGACGTGCTGTACCCGGAACTGGGCGTGTCCGGGCCGCCGCGGCTGAGCCCGGACGTCGCGCGGGCGTGGCTGGACGCGGAACGGGCCAGCGTGCTGGCGGCGACCGAGCACTGCGCGGTGCACGGGCCGTTGCCGATGACGTGGAAGTTGATCGACGCGGTCGGCGGGTACTTCGGGTCGCACGGGCACCACGTGGAGTTCGTGCACGCGATCGACGCCGCGCTGGGCGCCGCACGGGCGGCGGGCGACCACGACGCCGAGACGTTGATGGCGGTGTGGCTGGCGGCGGAGCACCGGAACCTGGGCGACCTACGTGCCGCTCAGCGGTACCTGCGGTCGGCCGTGCCGACTGGGCGGACGGTGTGGCTGCACACCGGGTTGGACGGGGTGGTGCACCTGGAGCTGGGCGACATCCCGGCCGCGTCCGCCTCGTTCGAGCGGATGATGTCGTTGAGCGGTGAGCCGTGGGCCGGGCCGCACGTGCGGATCGGGGCGCTGGCCGGGCTCGGCGCGTTGCGGATGATGCGCGGCGAGCTGGCGGCGGCGGAGTCGTTGCTGGGTGAGGCGCTGGATCTGGCGCGGTCGGCCGACGGGATGAACGTCGAGGCCACGTGCGCCGCGTTGCTCGCGCGGTGCCGCATCGCGGCCGGTGACCACCGGCAGGCCGTGGAGCTGCTGCGGCACGCGCTGGCCGCGTGGTACCGGACGGGTGCCCGGCACGCGCGGGCGGAGTCGATGTCGCACCTGGCGGTGGCGTTGTGCCTGGGCGGGGAGCAGGCGGAGGCGTTGCGCACGGCTCAGCGGGCGTTGGCGCTGGTGCAGGAGCTGGGCGGCAATCCGCGGATCGAGTCGGAGGTGCACAACGCCCTCGGTCTCGTGCTGCTCCACCTGGGCAAACCGGCCCGCGCCGTGGCGGCCCACCTGCGTGCCCTGGAACTGGCCACGGCGGCGGACTACCGCTTCGGCGTCTGCCGCTCGCACATCCACCTGGTCCAGGCTTTGGCCGCCGACGACCGCCGTGCCGACGCCCTCCGCCACGCCCACGTGGCCCGCGACCTCGCCGCCCACAGCGGCTTCGGCCAGTTCGAGCACCTGGCCACCACCGCCCTCACCGCCCTCGCCTGACCCGAACGCAGAACTCGGGGGACGCGAGCGTTCGACACGCGGGACCTGACGGTTCGACTCGCCGGACGCGAACGTTCGACTCGCGCGCGTGTCGAACGCTCAGGTCCCGCGTGTCGAACGTTCGGGACCGGCGAGTTCGCCGTTCAGGGGCGGCCCGCCGGTCGTCCGGCGGGGCGGCGCATGACGAGGAACACGCCACGTGGAATTATGGGGAAAAGCGGCGTGACCGGCGGGTCCGCGCGTTTCGGGTGTTTCGGTTTCGACTGCCAATTGAGACCACTCCTCCGGATCGTTGACCGGCCCGACCGTGAACGAGAACATCGGCTGTCGATACTTCGACGGCTTACTCCTGGGGGATGTCATGGATTCCGATCCGCACGTCGACCTGGCGCGGATCGCGGACGTGACGCCCCGCACTTCCGCCGAATTGGTCACCGCGCTCACCGAGTTGGCCCGCTTGGCGAACGAGTGGTCCGACGTCGTCCGCGGATTGCGCGAACCGACGCGTAGGCTGGTGGGGAGCGCGGCGGCGGCGTCCGTGTCGCTCGCCGCGCGCCGGGCCGAGGAGGCGTCCCTCGAGCTGGAGATGAGCCTCGGTGACGCGCAGGCAGCACGCCGGTCATTGCCCTTGGCCACCCCGAAGGGCGAGGATAGGCGTCCGGTGGTCTAATCGCCGACGCTGCCGACCACATCGCATTGGAACTCCATGACCTCAGGACTTCCCTGCCCTCTCTGCGAGGGCCCGGAGCGCCGTGGGGCGCTTGAGCGCACGCTGCGGGTGCTCGCCGTCGACGACGAGGCCCCCGCGCTCGAAGACCTCGTCTACCTGCTGCGCTCCGACCCGCGAGTCGCCCACGTCGAGGGCGTCACGGACGCGACCAAGGCGTTGCGGACCCTGCACCGGGCCATGGACGCCGGCCAGCCGGTCGACGCCGTCTTCCTCGACATCCGGATGCCCGGCCTGGACGGCCTGGACCTGGCCCGCGTGCTCTCCCGGTTCGCCCAGCCGCCGCGCATTGTTTTCGTCACCGCGCACCAGGAACCGGCGGTCGAGGCTTTCGAACTCAAAGCGCTCGATTACCTGCTCAAACCCGTCCGGGCGGAGCGGTTGGCCGAGTCCGTGCACCGGATCGTGCACGAAGTGCTGGATTCGAAGACGACGGAACCGGCCGGCGCCGCGCCGGCGGAGAAATCACCCGAAGTCGGTGACGAGGTCATTCCGGTCGAATTGGGCGGTATCACCCGGTTCATCCGGTTGGCCGACATCCGGTACGTCGAGGCGCACGGCGATTACGCCCGACTCCACACGGCCACCGGAAGCGGATTGGTCCGCGCCGCGCTCAACGGGTTGGAAGAGCGGTGGCGGTCGGCCGGGTTCGTCCGCATCCACCGCAGTCACCTCGTGTCGCTCGGGCACATCGACGAACTGCGGCTGGAGGACGGGCACCTGAGCGTGAACATCGGCGGCGCGGTGCTGCCGGTCAGCCGGCGCCACGCCCGGCACCTCCGGCAGCTGCTGGTGCGCCGCAACCGGCAGCCGTCGTGAGCTCCCCGCAGCGCCCCCACACCCAACGGGTGGTGGTGACGAGCCCGCGCACCCGCGCGCCGCGCGCACCCCGCCCGTATCCCGCTTCACGCGAGATCGACGAGCAGAGCGAGCTGGGCGCCGTCTACATGCGGTCGCTCATCCGCACGCAACGGCGGCTCGGCCTGCTGCTGTGCGCGGTGGTCTGCGGAAGCGTGGCGGCGCTGCCGCTGGTGTTCACGTTCATGCCGTCGGTCGGCGCGCAACGGCTGTTCGGCCTGCCCCTGCCGTGGCTGCTGCTGGGCGGGCTGGTGTTCCCGGTGTTCGTGCTGGCCGGCTGGTTCTACGTGCGGCAGGTCGAACGCAGTGAACGGGAGTTCGCCGAACTCGTGGAACGCTCGTGAGCAGTACGTACGGCATCATCGCGGTCCTGGTCGTCGCGGTCGGCACGATGTTGGTGGGCACGTACGGGCTGCGGATCTCGCGCACCACGTCGGACTTCTTCGTCGCCTCGCGCACGGTGTCGCCGTGGTGGAACGCGTCCGCCATCGGCGGCGAGTACCTGTCCGCGGCGTCGTTCGTCGGCATCGCCGGGCTGATCTTCGCGCACGGGCCGGACATGTTGTGGTTCCCGGTCGGCTACACGGCCGGTTACCTGGTGCTGCTGGCGCTCGTCGCCGCTCCCCTGCGCCGCAGTGGCGCGTACACGCTGCCGGACTTCGCCGAGGCGCGGTTCGCGTCGCCTGCGGTGCGTGCGGTGGCGAGCGGGTTCGCGTTGGGCATCGGGTGGCTGTACCTGTTGCCGCAGTTGCAGGGCGCCGGGCTGACGTTGCACACGGTGACGGGCGCGCCGGACTGGGTGGGCGCGCTGGTGGTCGCGGTCGTGGTGACCGTCAACGTGATCTCCGGCGGGATGCGCAGCATCACGTTCGTGCAGGCCTTCCAGTACTGGCTCAAGCTGACTGCCATCGCGGTGCCGGTGGTGTTCCTGGTGATGGCCTGGCACGCGCACGGCGCGCGTGACCTGACCGGGCCGGCGTTCCCCGAGTTCCCGAAGCAGACGACGGTCACGTTCGACAGCAACACGGCGTTCGTGGTGGAGCGGGCCACGCCGTACAACGGCTCGGGACGGGTGGACGGGCAGCGGGTCGACGGCGGCGCCGAGATGACCGTGGGCGAGCACACCGTTGCCGCCGGGTCGAGGCTCACGTTCCCTCAGGGCGCGGCCGTCCCGCACGTGCGGTCGATCCCGTCGAACACGAACGACATGTGGGCGCTGCCCATGCGCAGCGGCGAGCACTTCCCGTTGTACGCGGTGTATTCGCTGATCATCGCCACGTTCCTGGGCACGATGGGCCTGCCGCACGTGATCGTGCGCTTCTACACCAACCCGAACGGCCGCGCGGCGCGGCGCACGACGTTGATCGTGCTGGGCCTGCTGGGCGTGTTCTACCTGATGCCACCGATCTACGGCGCGCTCGGCCGGCTGTACACACCCGAACTGCTGATGACCGGTGACACGGACGCGGTGGTGCTGGTGCTGCCGAGCCGGATGATCGACGGCTTGGGCGGGCAGCTGTTGGGCGCGCTGGTGGCCGGTGGCGCGTTCGCCGCGTTCCTGTCGACGTCGTCGGGGTTGATGGTGTCGCTGGCGGGCGTGCTGAGCCGGGACGTGCTGCGGTTGCGCGGTGTGCGCGGGTTCCGGGTGTCGACGGTGCTGGCCGTGCTGGTGCCGTTGGGCATGACGTGGCTGGTGGGCAAGGTGCCGGTGGCGGACATGGTGGGTCTCGCGTTCGCGGTGGCGGCGTCGTCGCTGTGCCCGTTGCTGGTGCTGGGCATCTGGAGCACGCGGATCAGCACGACCGGCGCGGTCGCCGGGATGGTCGCCGGCGGGCTGCCCGCGCTGGTGGCCGGACTGGTGACGATCAGCGCCGGCAGCAGGGGCGAGTGGTACCACGTGTTCCTGGCCCGTCCCGCCGCTTGGACGGTGCCGTTGGGCTTCATCGTCATGTACGTGGTGTCGCTGCTGACGCCGCGCAAGGTGCCTCCGGGGGTGAACCACGTCATGGTGCGCTTGCACGCGCCGGAGAACCTGGGTCTGCGCAGTCAGGACCGGTTGTGACCGCGATGTGGACGGCCGGGGCGATCCTGCTCGTCGGGCTGGCCGTGGTGATCACGCTGTGGCGGACTTCCCGCACCCGCAACGACTTCCTGACCCACGAGCAGCGGATCACCTTCGAGACCCTGCACACCGCGTGGTCCGCCGCTCCCCCGCTGCGGGCCGGGCTGGTGCCCGAGGCGGCGAAGAAGTCGGCGAAGCACCTGCGCACGCTGCTCGGCACGCCCGCGCTCGCGTTGACCGACGAGACCGAGGTGGTGGCGTGGGAGGGCGACGGCGACCACCACGCGGCGGAGGCGATGGACCTGGCGGCCGACGTGTTCAGCACGGGCCGGACGCGGGCGTTCGACATCACGTGCTCGGCGGCCGACTGCCCCGTCCACACCGCGGTTCTGGCTCCGCTCACCGTCGAGGGACGAGTGGTCGGCGTGCTGGCGGCGTACAGCCGGGAGGCGTCGGCGGGGTTGGTGCGGGCGACGAACGAGGTCGCGCGGTGGGCGTCCGGCCAGTTGGAACTGGCCGAACTCGACCGGTCGCGCACCCGGCTGGTGGAGGCGGAGGTGCGGGCGCTGCGGGCGCAGATCTCGCCGCACTTCATCTACAACTCGTTGTCCGCCATCGCTTCTTATGTCCGCACGGACCCTGAACGCGCTCGCACCCTGTTGCTGGACTTCGCCGACTTCACCCGCTACTCGTTCCGCCGGGCGGGTGACTTCACCACGTTGTCGGAGGAGTTGAAGTCGATCGACCAGTACCTGGCGCTGGAACGGGCCAGGTTCGGCGAACGGCTGAAGGTGACGTTGCAGATCGCGCCCGAGGTCCTGCCGGTGACCGTGCCGTTCCTGTGCCTGCAACCGTTGGTGGAGAACGCGGTCAGGCACGGGATGGAGGGCAAGGTCGGGCCGGGGCACATCACGATCCAGGCGGCGGACGCGGGCGAGGAAGCGCACATCACCATCGAGGACGACGGCATCGGCATGGACCCGGACGCGCTGCGCCGCACTTTGGCGGGCCAGGTCGGCGCGACCGCGGGGATAGGGCTGGGGAACATAGACGAGCGACTGCGTCGGTGTTACGGCGACGACTACGGTCTCGTGGTGGAAACGGCGCAGGGGCTCGGGACGAAGATCAGTGTGCGGGTGCCGAAGTACCAGGCGGGCGTGCACGCCTAGCCGCGAACGAGGGTGGAGCGGATGACGCGACCGGAGAACTACCCACTCCACCACACCATCGTCGCCATCCACTCGGGGACCCGCTTCGAGCAGGAACCGGTGAACGCCCGCCGGACGTTGTACGGGCTCGTGCGGTACTCCCTCCGGCAGGAGGGCCTGATCCGGGACGACACCCACATGCGGGTCTACCCGGACCGGATGCTGATCCTCATCCCGGCGGACGTGCCGAAGGTCGTGGTCACCGACCGCTGGCGCGCCGCGCTGGAGCTCCGACTCGATCAGCACGGCGCCGACGAGTCCGGCGCGTTGTCCGAAGTCAGGATGGCGGTGCACGCGGGCGAGGTGTTGCTCGTCGACGACTTGGCGACCGGCGCCGCGGTGCACGCCACCTTCCGCCTCCTCGACTCGGCGGCCATGCGGTTCGCCGCCACACCCGGCCCGTTGAACATGATCGTGTCGGACCTGTTCTTCGACGACGTCATCAAGGGCACCGACGAAGCCGCCGCGTACGAGCGGATCCGGGTCGACACGAGTACTGTCGCCTGGCTCCGGACGGGCGGGCCGTCGGCGGCGAAGGCCACTCGCGCGGACTTCGCGGTCCTGTACGACTCGGAGGACGCCGAGTGGGCCGAGTGGGTCGCCTACCACTTGCGCCAGGCCGGGTACTCCGCCGTGTTGGACGCACTAGCCCTGACACCGGGCGGGGTCACCGCCGCGATCTTCGACCGGGCCGACCGGCTGGTGGTCGTCGTGTCGCCGAACCTGTCCTCCCGGGAGTCGCACACCGCGGCCTGGCTGCCGGGCAACGTCGCCGCGGTCCAGGTCGCCAAAGGCGGCTCCACCAGGCCCTTCCGACTCCTGTGCAACATCGTCGGAGTGGGCGCGGAGGAGGCTCGTCGGCGGGTGTTCGCGATGTTGGGCATCGTCGGCGGGGCCGACGACGAGCCCCGGTACCCCGGCAAAACCGGCAGGCTCCCCCTGCCGGTCGTCCGCGTCGAACCTCGTGCGCCGGAACTGGTCCTGGTGCACGCCGCGCGGGACGGGCGGTTCGCCGAGGAGCTGGCGGAGTCGCTGACGGGTCTGGTTGGCCGCCGTGGGCCGCTGTCGCGGATATCCAACAGGAGCGTCTCCGCGAACGACATCGACCTCCAGACCGAGGTCTACGGGTTCGTGCGGGACGCCGACGTGGTCGTCCTGGTCGTCAGCCGCAACCTGCTGGCCACGCAGTACGGTTCCAGCCGCGAACTGCGGGTGGTCATGGACCGGCACGAACGTGAAGCCACCGTGGTGCTGCCGGTCGTGTATCGGGCGACGTCGTGGGAAGACCAACCGTTCGGGTCGCTGGCGCCGCTGCCCACTGGTGGTCGGCCGGTGACCGAGTGGGAAAACCGGGACGAGGCGCTGCTGAGCGTGGTCGAGGGTGTGCGGTTCGCGTCCTTGGAGCTGCGCGGTGGCCCGCCGATGCCCATCGACACCAAGGCGTCGGAGCGTCGGAGCCTGGGTGAGGTGTTCACGGTGGCGGGCGTGCCGACGGTGACGTTCGTGGAGCCGGAGGACTTCGCCGAGTTCCGGATGGCGTTGCGCCAGCCGGGCTTGGGCATCGTGCTGGAAGGGCCGTCCGGCATCGGGAAGACGACGTTGCTGCGTAACGCGGTCGCCCTCGACGCCGAGCGATTAGGCCAGGTCAGGGTGTTGAGCGCGCGCAACCCGGCCGACCTGCCCGCCATCACCGCGTTACCCGAGAAGCACGAGGGCATGGTCGCGGTGGACGACTTCCAGCGGCTGTACGTCGACCTCCAGAACCGGCTGGCCGACTACCTGAAGTTGTTGGCGGACAACGGTTCGCGCGCCAAGAGGCTGGTCCTGCTCGGCATCCCGGGCACCGCGCGCAGCCTGGTGTCGGTCGGCACGGACGTCGCCACCCGTATCCGCGTGTTCCGGCTCGGCGCGGCGGTGGAAGGGCTGGTCATGCGGATGATCGAGCAAGGCGAGAACGCGCTGAACATCGCGTTCGACCGCAAGGCCGAGATCTCCCGCACCTCGGCGGGCAGCCTGCTCACCGCGCAGATGCTGTGCTGGCAGATCGCGGTCACGGCGGGGGTCGAGCAGACCGAACCGAACCGCAAATCAGTGCGCACCGACCTCGCGCACGCCCGCGCCAAGGTGACCGAACGGCTGAAGCTCAAGTACCACGACGTGGTCGCCGACTTCATCACGCGCGACCGGCCGGACGAGGCGGTGTGCGTCGACCTGCTGCTCGACCTGGCCAGGGCCGAGGACGGGATCGTCAAGCTGACCGGGCAGCGGGCCGAGCTGTTCACCGGCCTGCGCGGCGACCACCTGTTCCACGACCCGCGCGGACAGCGGCTGGTCGTGGACGATCCGCAGTTCCGGTTCTACCTGAAGCAGCTGCACCGCGACGACCTGCTCGACCTCGCGGGCAAGCGGCTGCCGATCCCGCGCGACCAGGTGTTCGTCTGCTACAGCCACCAGGACGTGCACTGGCTGACCAGGCTCCAGGTGCACCTGAAACCGCTGCAACTGGACGTGTGGTCCGACCGCCGGATCGAGTTGGGCGACGACTGGCAGCGCGAGATCACCCAGGCGCTGGCCCGCGCCAAAGCGGCGTTGGTGCTGGTCAGCGCCGACGCGCTGGCCTCGGACTACATCAACTCCGAGGAACTGCCGCACCTGCTGGCCGCCGCCGAGGACGGCGGGTGCCGGATCATCCCGGTCCTGGTCGGACCGAGCCTGTTCCACGACACGCCGGCGCTCAACCGGTTCCAGGGTGTGCCCGCGAAGTCCACGTTGAGCGAGCTGCCGAACCACGACGGTGAGCGGGTGCTCGCCGACCTGGCGGCCAAGCTCTCGAAGCTCTTCGCGTGACCGGGCCTCAGGCCACGAGCACGGCCATGCCGAGGGCTTCGGCCCCGGCGGCGGTGAGGCGGGCCGGTGCACGGTGACCGGGTGCGACAGGGGTCGCCGCTTCGATCAGGCCCGCGTGCACTAGAGACCTGGCAGTGGTCGGGTCGCAGAACGGAAGACCGTCCACCCGCACGTCCGGCTCGGCGCTGCGGGTCAGGTCGACCCGGTTCGCGGCGGTCGCCCTGAGCAGGGCGACCTCGCGTCTGGACAATTCCTGCATCTCTTCCATCTCCACACTGGGGCAAACGGACCAGCCGACGTTCCTGTTCACTTTTAGGACGTCCGTCCGCCTGCCCCCGTTCCGTTCATTCAGCCCGCGACTCGCGCGCCACGTCGTTCCGCCGCTTCCAGCACCAGCCGCAGCCACACGGCGTCGTCGACCGTGCCTTCCAGCGCCACCCGCCGCAGCCGCAGCCACAACCCGGCCTCGGTCCACTCCTGGAACCGCCGGTGCACGGTCGGCACGGTCACGCCGAACGTCGGCGGCAGGTGCCGCCAAGCGCAACCACTCGTCAGCACGAACACGATCGCGGTGAAGAGCGCGCGGTCCGACACGCGGCCCCGTCCACCGCCCTGCCGGCGCACCTTCGCGGGCGGGATCAGCGGCTCCACCGCCGCCCACAGCGACGGCGGCACCAACCGCGCGGCGAGGTGCTCGATCACGTCCGCGTGCGGCGGTCGGGGCGGAGCTTCCGGCGCCCGGCGCACCCACGGCTCCTGCCGCTGGGCGTCACCGCGCTGGCGGGCGCGCAGCAACATGGCCAGGGCGGCATCGTCGGTGCGCCTGGGCGCGACCGCCGGGTGCGTGTGCTGCTGCACCTGGCGTGCGATCTCCGCGCCGACCGTTCGACCGAACGGCTGCGCTGGTCGTACGTAGTTGGTCATGAGGTCCTCCGCCCAGGACTGTCGTGATGCCCATCACGCTAGGAACCCGGACGCCCCCTGGTAAGGGAACACGCGCCGAACGGGAGCGGTACAGCGTCACGCGGACACCATCGTTCCGCCGAACGGCTCCGGGGGAGCGACGAGCGGATGAACGGTCACTGCCTGAGAACGTCAACGCCCGGATATACGCTCGAAGGTGTGACCACCCCGCCGCGGCTACTCGCAACCAGTGACCTGCACATCACCTACCAGCAGAACCGGGACTTCGTCGAAGCCATCCACCCGCACTCCCCCGACGACTGGTTAATCGTGGCGGGCGACGTCGGGGAGAAGTTCGACGACGTCGAATGGGCGTTGGGCACGCTGCGCCGACGGTTCGCCAAGGTGGTCTGGTCGCCGGGCAACCACGAGCTGTGGACCACCAAGGACGACCCGGTGCAGGCGCGCGGCGAGGTGCGCTACAAGCAGCTGGTCGAGCTGTGCCGGAGCATCGACGTGCTCACGCCCGAGGACCCGTTCGCCGTGTTCGAGGGCGCGGGCGGGCCGGTCGCGGTGGCCCCGCTGTTCACCCTCTACGACTACACGTTCCGGCCGCCGGGCACGACGGACAAGGCGTCCGCGCTGAACGCAGCCCAGGACGCCGGTGTGATCTGCACGGACGAGTACTTCCTGCACCCGGACCCGTACCCGAGCCGTGAGGCGTGGTGCGTGGCGCGGGTCGAGGAGACCGAGCGGCGGTTGCTCGCTGTCGACGCTACGTTGCAGACCGTGCTGATCAATCACTGGCCACTCGTTCGGGACCCCACGTTCGTGCTGCGGTACCCCGAATTCGCGTTGTGGTGCGGCACCGAGCTGACGGCGGACTGGCACCTGAGGTTCCGGGCGGCGGCGATGGTCTACGGGCACCTCCACATCCCGCGCACGATCCGCAAGGACGGCGTCCGCTTCGACGAGGTGTCGCTCGGCTACCCGCGGGAGTGGCAGCCGCGCGGGTGGACCTCCGCGCCGCTCGTGGACGTGCTGCGTGAGGGGGACGCGCGATGATCATCGACCTGCTGCTGCCGCCGCCGGTGTCCGCGGTCGAGTCCTTCAGCGATCCCGATGGGGTGGTGCTGTTCCCCGAGGAGGAGGAACTCATCGCCAAGTCGGTCGACAAGAGGCGCAAGGAGTTCACCACCGGCCGGCACTGCGCGCGCACGGCGTTGGGCGCGCTGGGGTTCCCGCCGGCGCCGGTGCTGCCGGGCCCGAAGCGCGAGCCGATCTGGCCGGAGGGCGTCGTCGGCAGCATCACGCACTGCACCGGCTACCGGGCGGCGGCCGTGGGGCGCACGGCCGACGTGTGGTCGATCGGGCTCGACGCCGAGCCGAACGAGCCGACGCCGGAAGGCGTGCTGGACGCCATCGCGGTGCCCGGCGAGCTGGCCCGGATGCCCGAGCTGAGGGCGTCGGGCGACAAGGT
This is a stretch of genomic DNA from Saccharothrix ecbatanensis. It encodes these proteins:
- a CDS encoding AfsR/SARP family transcriptional regulator, with product MTLSQDEFGVLGPLVVRRDGRSVPVTAAKHRIVLATLLLSANRSVPTSDLIRRVWGDTPPDRAAQTLPVYVMRLRRTLGDPQLIHTTPTGYRIDLPPDALDLHRFEALAERGAALAAAEDFPAAAAVYEQALDCWRGTPLADVPSDSLHETEAPNLAERRLRVISELVDVKLRLDRCDEVIADLRRLTAQHPLREPFWSQLMVALYRVDRQADALDAYRQASTALARELGVDPSDSLRAVHHAILTGDPALYQPAASTWAPVSQLPAPVGNFVGRGAELARVTGLLTRSTATVLVCGPPGVGKTAFATSVGHAVRDRYPDGQLYVNLRGYSTSPPLSTSAVLARFLRAMDVRTDHIPVDEEDLVRNYRARLRGRRVLITLDNAASVDQVLPLLPGDPGCSVVITSRNELKLRATAVRLDVLRVDEAWKLLARSLGPEAAVAQFDALSELARLCGYLPLALRIALGNLVGAPHADVASYVDELRGGDRLSALAVDNDDTAAVRRAFDLSYAALTPDAARLFRLAGLVPGPDFSVSGVAALLDTPDDVAGGLLEDLASAHLVQRVGSDRFALHDLLHVYAADRAEAAGDDVEAARRRLFDWYLRTSIEVGDVLYPELGVSGPPRLSPDVARAWLDAERASVLAATEHCAVHGPLPMTWKLIDAVGGYFGSHGHHVEFVHAIDAALGAARAAGDHDAETLMAVWLAAEHRNLGDLRAAQRYLRSAVPTGRTVWLHTGLDGVVHLELGDIPAASASFERMMSLSGEPWAGPHVRIGALAGLGALRMMRGELAAAESLLGEALDLARSADGMNVEATCAALLARCRIAAGDHRQAVELLRHALAAWYRTGARHARAESMSHLAVALCLGGEQAEALRTAQRALALVQELGGNPRIESEVHNALGLVLLHLGKPARAVAAHLRALELATAADYRFGVCRSHIHLVQALAADDRRADALRHAHVARDLAAHSGFGQFEHLATTALTALA
- a CDS encoding LytR/AlgR family response regulator transcription factor produces the protein MTSGLPCPLCEGPERRGALERTLRVLAVDDEAPALEDLVYLLRSDPRVAHVEGVTDATKALRTLHRAMDAGQPVDAVFLDIRMPGLDGLDLARVLSRFAQPPRIVFVTAHQEPAVEAFELKALDYLLKPVRAERLAESVHRIVHEVLDSKTTEPAGAAPAEKSPEVGDEVIPVELGGITRFIRLADIRYVEAHGDYARLHTATGSGLVRAALNGLEERWRSAGFVRIHRSHLVSLGHIDELRLEDGHLSVNIGGAVLPVSRRHARHLRQLLVRRNRQPS
- a CDS encoding DUF485 domain-containing protein — encoded protein: MSSPQRPHTQRVVVTSPRTRAPRAPRPYPASREIDEQSELGAVYMRSLIRTQRRLGLLLCAVVCGSVAALPLVFTFMPSVGAQRLFGLPLPWLLLGGLVFPVFVLAGWFYVRQVERSEREFAELVERS
- a CDS encoding sodium/solute symporter; translated protein: MSSTYGIIAVLVVAVGTMLVGTYGLRISRTTSDFFVASRTVSPWWNASAIGGEYLSAASFVGIAGLIFAHGPDMLWFPVGYTAGYLVLLALVAAPLRRSGAYTLPDFAEARFASPAVRAVASGFALGIGWLYLLPQLQGAGLTLHTVTGAPDWVGALVVAVVVTVNVISGGMRSITFVQAFQYWLKLTAIAVPVVFLVMAWHAHGARDLTGPAFPEFPKQTTVTFDSNTAFVVERATPYNGSGRVDGQRVDGGAEMTVGEHTVAAGSRLTFPQGAAVPHVRSIPSNTNDMWALPMRSGEHFPLYAVYSLIIATFLGTMGLPHVIVRFYTNPNGRAARRTTLIVLGLLGVFYLMPPIYGALGRLYTPELLMTGDTDAVVLVLPSRMIDGLGGQLLGALVAGGAFAAFLSTSSGLMVSLAGVLSRDVLRLRGVRGFRVSTVLAVLVPLGMTWLVGKVPVADMVGLAFAVAASSLCPLLVLGIWSTRISTTGAVAGMVAGGLPALVAGLVTISAGSRGEWYHVFLARPAAWTVPLGFIVMYVVSLLTPRKVPPGVNHVMVRLHAPENLGLRSQDRL
- a CDS encoding sensor histidine kinase, whose translation is MWTAGAILLVGLAVVITLWRTSRTRNDFLTHEQRITFETLHTAWSAAPPLRAGLVPEAAKKSAKHLRTLLGTPALALTDETEVVAWEGDGDHHAAEAMDLAADVFSTGRTRAFDITCSAADCPVHTAVLAPLTVEGRVVGVLAAYSREASAGLVRATNEVARWASGQLELAELDRSRTRLVEAEVRALRAQISPHFIYNSLSAIASYVRTDPERARTLLLDFADFTRYSFRRAGDFTTLSEELKSIDQYLALERARFGERLKVTLQIAPEVLPVTVPFLCLQPLVENAVRHGMEGKVGPGHITIQAADAGEEAHITIEDDGIGMDPDALRRTLAGQVGATAGIGLGNIDERLRRCYGDDYGLVVETAQGLGTKISVRVPKYQAGVHA